The region GCCAATCAGAATGGTTAAACTCAACGCTGCAATAAAAAGAAAAAGGAGAGGAAGCAAGAAGCGTAATTTTCTCATCGGCTGACCGCAGAATCAAAACACGAACTGAATGATATTAGCTCTTGTCGATCTTGCTCACCCAATCATCCAAAATCCGGTAACTCTTGTCCTTACTGGCTAAAAGAAAAAACTAGTTTGAGTTCCCAGGTTGTGTCATGTCGAATTAGCTGGATTTCCCGAAGAAATTCGCGGAAGTAGGCACGGCGTTCTGTTTCTGAAAGATCGAGCCAGAATTGCGGAATGGAAAGGGTTTGAGCAGTTGCCTTTAGATCTACAGGTGGCAATTGGGAGAGTTGATTTTGCAGTTCGGCAATCTCAGTGTGCAATTTATAGGCTCGGAGATCGGCGGTTTCCTGATCCAGCACACCGCTGGTAATCAAGGTTGGAAGTTGCTCAAGCAAGGTTTGTCTGTTTGCGATCGCACCATTGATACCCTGTTTCACCTGAACCATATCGGGCAATTCCACTTCCGAAACCGCACGGGGCAAGTCTTCACAAATGCGGCGAATCACTTCTTGCAGTACCTCGTCGTAAGCGATAGCCGCACACTTCGGTTGTGCTAGACAATTGCGTGGACGCAGATACAGGTATTCTTGCTTGCGGTTGTGTGGGGTGACGCGGGCAACTGTCATTGCAGACCGGCATTCACAACACTTGACTAACCCTGCCAGCGATCGCGGCGCACTTGCAGCCCTGGGTGGCAATCGCCGATTTCGTCGTAGCAGCCGATCTACCTGCGCCGCCTCATCCCGCGAAATGATGGCAGGGTGGGTATCTCGAACCACTTTACCATCCTGATATTCCAGGTCGCCTCGATAAACCGGATTGATCAACCAACGCTGCCCCGTCGAAGGGGCAATCTTTTTGTTATATCGCTTTGCCAGATAACGAACCGCTCCCCGCACTGAACCATACAACAAGAACTGTTCAAAAAAATCTTTGACAACAGGAGCCGTTGTGCGATCAATTTCGTATCCCGCCTTGCCACGACGATACCCGTATGGAGCTTTTCCTGGAGGCGGCAGTGCTTTTACCCGATTTTGGGCGTGCCCCTGCCGAATCCGGCGGCTACGCTGATTTTGCTGAAGCGATTGGAGCCGTTGCAGCAGAGTTGCCTGAGAATTTCCCAAGTTCACCCCTGTCAACTCAGAACTTGTGTCGGAAAGGTCGTCCAATGTGGCGATTGCAACTCCCAACGCCTCCAACTCCACTAGGCGATCGCGCACCTCCTGCACCGAATCTCCCAAATCCTCAAGCTGGCGCACCACAACCAAATCCGCAGGCTCTCTCTCACAGTCTTGCAGCAGTTGCCGCCACTGGGGACGTTTTTCCACAGAAACCGTTGTCTTCGCTGCTTTGCGTTTTCCTTTTGTTACCCCTGCGGCTAAATCCTGGTAGGTTTGAGCAATCTCTACCCCCCACGTTGACGGGTCAGGAGGTTGTTCAAGCAGCAGATCACTGTAAACGTAGGCAAGGATTTTCAAGGAAGGAGGGAATGGAAAGCTAAGGACAATCAGGAGGGCGAGAGAGGTAAGGAGAGTGGAAGAGGATGTACCCGCCCTCCTGCCCGACTCGCTTTTTGCAACTGAGTCAGATCTTGCACTGTCAGGCTGCTGGATTTAAGACTGGTGACCTGAGTTAGGCAGTCTAGCAGATCTGCCCAATGAACTCCTGCCAAACTGGGGAACATTACATGAGCATCTTTAACCCGCTCGACAGAGCCTAGCCCTACTGCCCACATACCTGCCCGGATTGCCGCCTCGATACCAGATGCTGCGTCTTCTATTACAACACAATGCTCAGGGGCAATGCCTAGTTGTCTTGCAGCGTGGAGAAACACATCGGGTGCAGGTTTGGATTGGGTAACACTGTTGCCATCAGCGATCGCATCCATGTAATCCACAATCCCCAATCGATGCAGCACCTCGGGGGCATTTTTGCTCGAAGACCCCAGAGCAATTTTGATGCCTGCATCTCGCAATTCGGTCAGCAAATCAGCCACGCCGGGCAACAGTTGGTCTGGCGTAATTGTGCGAATCAGTTCCAGGTAATACCGATTCTTGCGATCCATCATTTCTTGAAACTGGATGGCTGAAACTGACCGTCCGTTGAGGATTCGTTGGAGTGATTCTCGCCGGGAAACACCGCGCAAAGATTCATTCATTTCTCGGTTGAAGGGAATTCCCACTTCATCTGCCAGTCGTTGCCAACCCTGGTAATGAAACTCAGAGGTATCAGTAATCACACCATCTAAGTCAAAGATCACAGCCTGGATGGGCGGAAGTTGGCTGGTGGAGGTTGGTTCAACCACCACCGGCGATCGCCAATCAAATTCATAAATCTGCCCTTTCCACATCAGGTTAAATGCTAGCCGAGTCCAACCATTGGGTAAAGTTGGTGCTGCGACCGGACCATTCGCTGTAAGGTGCACGCCACCAAACCCAAACACCACTGCCTGCCACACTCCACCCGCTGAAGCCGCATGAATTCCTTCTGCTGCATTGCCTCGCACATCTGCTAGATCTACCAACGCTGATCGCATGAAATGCTCATATGCCAGATTTGGTTCACCCAATTCGCACGCTAGAACTGCATGAACCGCTGGACTGAGAGACGATCCATAGGTGTGATCAGTGCGTGGATTATAATAATCCCAATTGGTTTGCAGAATCTGGCGATTGCGCAGCGCTTCAGCCAGGGCTGATTCAGGCGTCTCAACTGAAATGCGATCCGCAAAGGCTCCTCGCCGCAGCAAATATAGCAACATCAGGACATCTGCCTGCTTTAAAACTTGCCGTCGATTAGCCCCCTCAATTCCCAGAATGGCTTGCATAGAGCGTAAGCGTGGCTCATACGCTGCCAGATTCACATCCTCCAGCGCAAAAAAGTCTTCAAACTGCTCAATTAAGCCAGTGTCAGGGTCTTGCGGAATCCATAGCCGATGTATAACCGTTGCCCAATGCTGCAATCGACTCTCAGATAGATCCAGCGATCGCTGCAAATCCGCAGCCGTTTGAGGATAGTAAATTTCCAACCAATCCCACAGTTTCAGCGCCGTCTCCAGATGCCACTGCACCATTGCATTGGTGAATGCGTTGTTATTCACCCGCTCATGATATTCATCCGGTCCAATCACATCACAAATCTCGTAGTACTCGCGAGCTTCGTTCCATTCCACTCGACTGCCCCAGAACACAGCCGTATCCAAAATTATTTCTGCCCCGTAGCGACACATCCACGCATCATCGCCTGTTGCCTGCCAATACTGCCAGACAGCATAAGCAACATCTGTACTGATGTGCAGTTCAATCTCACCACACCAAATACGAACCAGGGATTTGGGATCATGGGCATCTGGCACCCAGTTAGGCGTGACTTCATCCCCAGTATCCGCACTTTCCCACACATACATCGCCCCTTCGTAGCCAGCTTGCAGTGCTTTGCGGCGGGCACCTGGCAACATGTGATACCGATAGGTGAGCAGATTTCGCGCCAAGTGGGGCTGAGTATAAATTAAGAAAGGCAAAACAAAGATTTCAGTATCCCAGAAAATGTGCCCCCGGTAGGCAAAGCCAGACAGTGCTTTGGCGGGAATGCTAACGCGATCGCTGTGGCGTGGCGCGGCTGACAGCAGTTGAAACAGGTTATATCGCACTGCCAACTGAGCCGTACTGTCTCCCTCAATTACAACATCGCTGATTCGCCAGACCTCTGCCCAGGCAGCTTCGTGTTCGGCTCGTAGATTAAGATAGTCTGGCAAGGCTACTAGAGTTTGAGTGGCAGCCTGTACCGCATTTTCAGTATCACGAGAGGTAAATATAGCAACTATCTTATCAGCCGTGACTGTTTGCCCTGGTTGTAGTGTAAATCGAGCAATCACTGCAGCATGACCATGAAATGCCAATGTGTCGGTATGGCAATTGGTGTCCGAAATTTCTAACTGGGCAGCGATCGCCAGATTAATCTGAGACTGGCGACTCTGCAAATGTAGACAAATTGTATTATCCTGTCCTATTTGCTCCACCTGTTGCCAGTGCATCAACCCTTCATTGTCTGGGAAACCATTTAAGCCCGCATGAATTTCAACCACTCCGGCAAAATTAATCGAACGAATTTGACACCGAACGGCTGCAACATGCTGTTTCGCCAAACTCACAAACCGTTCAAACCCTAGCTCGATAACGTGCCCCGCAGGACTCCGCCATTGCACTAACCGACTCAAGATTCCTCGACGAAGATTTAACCACCGTTTGTAATTCAGAATCTCGCCCTGATCCAGCCGAAATCGCTCCCATTTGATACCAGCGTCTGCCCCCGTCTGGATACCAATTTGGAGAGTCAGTGACGCCCAATCGGGACAATTGGCTAATTCTGTCACAACTACAGGTGCAGCATCATAAACGCCACTGATTAAAGTCGCTGGACAACTCCTGGGATAGCCTTCCTCAAACGTACCGCGAGTTCCCAAGTAGCCGTTACTAAGCGTAAAAACAGTTTCCTTGTGATGCAGTTGAGTTGGATTAAACGTACCTTCTGTGGTTTCAATAACCACCCAGTCAATGTCATTCATGAACACTCAGGGTCAGGGAAAAATATGCTTCATTTGCTATAGTTCCCTACGCAAAATCACACCGATAACCAGAAAGATTTGATGTAAGAAATCTAACAGCTTCTATATGGAACTTTATGATTTGTTTCAAACATCGTTGGCTCAAATCATCAGCTGATTAAAAGCTGATCAAAGTGATTAAAAGCTGATCAAAGAGTCTGTTCCACTCAAACACTCTTTAATCGATTCAGATACACTGAGGAGACGTTTGACTCTTTCGATCACTAAGGATTTCCAATGGTAAAACACATCCTGGCAAGTTGCTCACTAGTTGTTTTGTTAGGGGTGGGCAGTTTGCCAGCCCTCGCCCAACAAAAGCCAGCACCTTCTTCTGCTCCGACGGCTCAACAGTCTGTTGGCGATGAGGATTTGAAAAAGTTTGTGAGTGCAGCAAAGAAATTGGAAGTTATTTCTCAGGAACGAAATACAGCGATCGCGCAAACCGTTCAAAAAGAAGGCTTGAGTTTGGAGCGGTTTAGAGAAATTTATTTATCCAAACAAAACCCTAAGGCAACGCCTAAGAAAGAAGTGTCGCCAGATGAGCAACAAAAGTACGATCGCGCCATCAATCAGCTTGTTCAAATTCAAAAAGACACTCAAACCAAAATGGGTAGTGCCGTTCAATCGGAAGGACTGGATGTTCCCCGGTTCTTGCAAATTCTAGAAGCGGTGCAAAAAACCCCCGACTTGCAAAAAAAAGTAGAACAGCTATTGAAGTCTACAAAATAACACCAGATGACAACCGTAAGAGGCTGAGAGTATGGTGTTGAAAGCATCGTTACGCATTTGGAATTTGTTTCCGTCAGCCATGACTGCTTCTCCACCTACTCCTGTCTCTGAACCCAAATATTTTCTCACTCGTCTAATCGCAACCTGTAATGGTTTCCGCCCAATCTGGGTAAGAGTCTTGCTCTCTTGCCTCAGTTGGGCGATTCCATTAGCGATCGCGCATCCCGGAGAAGCAGCAGAACGAATTTATGTGACGTACAACATTCTGGAACGTTCAATTTCGATCTCATCGTTAGAAGCTTATGCCAAGCAGGGCATTATCGACGAAGACCTGGCAGCTTACGCTCGCTATGCCAATCCAGATGTCTTAAAAGAACTCAGAACTGCTTTGCAGAGCAAAGCAGACTTGAAACTAGTCACTGTTTCCCAGTTTCTCTATTCACCTCAAGGAGAAGCCGCGCTCAAACGTTTGGGGCAGGTGATTCAGCCAGAATCACGGCAACCTGGGTACAAAGCAATTCGGGCAGCCTTAATTCTCTCAGCAGCTGATCCAGAAGGGCTGACATTGTTAAACTTCTTGAAAAAGTTCCCTTCAAAAGGCATCCGCATTGACCTGGAGCGGAGTTTGCGGGTAACACGAGAGGCAGAACAATTAATTAACCAAACTAAACGAGCAACTCAGGTAATTACGGAACTGGCTCAGATGGAAGCAGCAAGCACACCATTAGATCCAGGTCTGGCAGATTTGCGGCAACCTGGTAGCTTCTCTTTTCAGAAACAATCCATCACATTAACCGATCCAAGTCGCCAAACAATTCCCATCCCCCCTGCTCAGCCCGCGTCTGCAGCTGCGATCGTGCAAGGGCGTACTTACCCAGTGGATATTTATTTACCGGAATCTGGCAAGGTGCCACTGCCTACCCCCATTCCAGTTGTGGTGATTTCCCATGGCTTAGGGTCTGATCGCAATTCGTTTGCTTACCTGGCTGAACATCTGGCATCTCATGGGTTTGCTGTCCTAGTTCCTGCACATCCAGGCAGCGATCGCCGCCAGATGGAAGCTCTATTACAGGGCATTGCCAGCGAAGTGGCAGAACCTACCGAATTCGTAAACCGTCCGCTCGATATTACTTACTTACTAAATCATCTGGAACGGCAAGCTGCTACGAATCCTGCCTATCAGCGATTGAACCTGAAGCAAGTAGGCGTGATTGGTCAATCGTTTGGTGGATATACGGCCTTGGCAGTTGCGGGTGCTCCCATCAGCTTTGAACAACTTCAAAAAGACTGCCCTAGTGTTGAGAATACATTTAATCTTTCCCTTCTATTGCAATGCCGCGCCCAGGAACTTGCTCAAACACCCCAAGCACGCACAGATTTCCGAGATCCACGGGTGCAAGCTGTGATTGCTATGAATCCTATAGACAGTGCAGTGATGGGACAAACGAACTTAGGATTAATCACAGTTCCCACCATGATCATTGCAGGCAGTGCTGATACAGTAGCGCCCAGCCTGTTCGAACAGGTGCGTCCATTTACCTGGCTGACTGTGAATGACAAATACCTGGTGCAAATGGATCCTGGCACTCACTTCTCGGTCATTGGTGGCGGTGAGATTCCAGGTGGGGCTGGTGCATTAGAGATTCCATCAGAAGTTTTGGGACCGAACCCTGTGATCGCTCAACGCTATGTGAATGCTCTTGCCCTTGCCTTTTTCCAGACTTACATTGCCAATCGTTCATCTTTCCGCTCCTACCTTAATGCTGCCTACGCCGAATCCATCTCTGACCCTGCTCTAAGCCTACAATTAGTTCGCACCCTCACCCCCGAGCAACTCACTGCAAATCGGCGAACACCTACCCGCGCCTTCTCGCTTTAAGCTCTCGTTTTTTGAACATTTGCGGATGGGCTTTGCTGAAGTTGCATGACATCTGTCATGGCTTTTTCGTTGTTACAGGAAAACTTTTCACCAAGTTTGAAGCATTTAACAACGCCCCCTTATGGAAAGGATCTGCATCTATGAAACGTCTAGTCGTTTGTTGTGATGGTACTTGGAATCGTTTAGGTCGTTATCCAACGAATGTTGTAAAAATCGCTCAAGCGGTTAAACCATTTGCCAGGGATGGGAAGGCACAAGTCGTGTATTATCAGCAAGGCTTAGGCACGAAATGGTACGATCGCGTACCTGGCGGCGCATTCGGTTGGGGAATTGATTACAACATTCAAAACGCTTACCAGTTCCTGTGCTTCAACTACGAACCAGGAGATGAAGTGTATCTTTTTGGATTTAGCCGTGGGGCTTACACTGCTCGCAGCCTTGCCGGAATGATTTATTGCTCCGGGTTGCTGACACGCCAACACATTGATAAAGTACCACACGCCTACGACCTCTATCGCGATCGCGACATCACACCCGATGCCATTCAAGCAAAGAACTTCCGCTCCCAATATGGCATTCGCTACAACGAATCAGACCAAATTCCGATCACCCTTCTGGGCTGCTGGGATACAGTCGGTTCTTTAGGCATTCCTGACTTATTTCCATTCCTACCAGTGGCTGATTTGGTAAATGCCAAATATCGGTTTCACAATACCCGATTGAATCGCATGATTCAAAATGCGATTCATGCTGTTGCGATTGATGAACGCCGGAAAGTCTTCAATGTAACACCCATGCAGCAAAGCGCTAGCAATCCTAATCAAACTCTCCGCCAGGTCTGGTTTCCAGGAGGGCATGGCTGCGTTGGTGGCGGTACTGAGCAACATTGCAAATTATCAGACGCGGCTCTGAAATGGATGATAGATGAAGTTGCTCAACTAGGTCTCAAGCTGGAATTTGATATGACTCGCATTCGAGGTGAACTGGTCTACGACCCATTAATTCCCTTTAATGCGTCTCCTGGTTTCTTCGGATTAGCTGGCTTGCACGATCGCGTCATTCCCCGAAAAGACCCTCACAACACATTGCATGATAGTGTCAAAATCCGTTGGCGCAGCCTTCCCGACTACCGTCCAGTCAGCCTTTTGCCATTTAGAGATCAACTCAATTCACAGTAAGACATCGACGCAGAAATTAGGGAGATTAGGAACTCTTGCATCATTGAACCGTCTTTGTTGATCAGCTTTGTCGTAGTTTATGATTTCTATGAGGAATCCTGCTAAAGTCATACTGATAAACAAAGCTTCACAAAGCGAAGCCTTTTGTGATCAATTGTTGCCAAGTGGTAAATAGCCTATGTTTTCGAGATCCTCCGTGCGAAAAGCTCTTACTGGACTGGCGATCGCCAGCTGCTTCATGGGTGCAATCCCCGTAGTTAGCTACGCTCAAAGTGGTTTGCCTGGTCTCACGATCTTCGGCGGTGTTAGAGGTGATGATAATCTTAACTATCGGTTGGACTTCGGTGGCAGAGCAAATGGTTGGGATCGCTATCGCCTGAGAATACCCGCTAAGAAAATGAAACTGGCTGTCGCACAGTTCGCTATCTCCTATCCCGACTATTTCAAAGGCACCTTTGATCCCAAAAGCATTGACCTGCAAGTTCAGGGAAAATCTGTTCGCATTCGAGAAGCGAACTGGAACCAGGAAAACAACTTAATCGAAATTTTCCCAGAAGAGCCTGTTCCTGCGAATAGCAAAGTGGAAATCTGGCTAGAAAATGTCAAAAATCCCAGTACAGGTGGCATGTTTTACTTCAATCTGCAAGTACAGTCACCTGGCGATCTCCCCTTGTATCGTTATCTTGGTACCTGGGTGATTCAGATATCCTAATCCCGAACATCTATCAACCTTTTGCTGGTACACCATGAGACGCTGCAAAAGCGTCTTTTTAATTGAGTTCACATCTGCCTGTTACATGGCGGGATGCTATTATTAGAGACTGTGGCTTTTTGAATTGGAAAGTTTGGGAGAATCACGATGACACAGCGCACATTGGGTGGAACCAACCGCAAGCGTAAGCGAACCTCTGGCTTTCGTGCTCGGATGCGGACAAAAAATGGTCGGCGTGTTCTGAAAGCTCGCAGAAGAAAAGGGCGGGCACGTTTGGCGGTTACTTGATTCCCCAGGTTCTCAGATCGCTTTGTATGGGTTGTTGCATATGTCCCATTTCTCCAGTCGTTTTCCACTCATTTTAGTTTCTTGGCTGCTGTGTTTATGCAGGAGACTGGGTTGATGTGGGACTTCCCAGAGCTAATCGCCTGAAGCATCGAGAGGACTTCAACCGGATCTATCAGAAAGGACGTCGCTTCAAAACGGATCATCTAACTCTCAGAGTGGTATCGCGTGTAGGGGTTAATAGCTCTACTTTTTCCTCCAAGGCTAAACCAGAAACCAGCTCACCAACTCGAATCGGTATCTCGATCAGTGTGAAGGTAGATAAGCGATCAGTGGTTCGTAACCGCATTCGGCGACAAATTCAGGCAATTTTTCGTCAGTTTCTCCCCTACCTTCGCCCCAATCTGGATTTGCTGATCATTCCACATCCCCAAGCGGTTCAGTGCGATTACTTTCAATTTCTGCAAGAATTAGAGCAGTTGCTAGTAGAAGCTGAGGTGCTAAATGGCAATCCAGGAGGATGTATTTTATGAGGGGGGTCCTCACATTGGGGATCTGATTGTGAATATTTTGTTGGGGTTTACGGTGATTTGTATTCCGTTGACGATTGGAGCAATCGTACGAGCGCTTTGGCTACGGTATCGCATCACTAATCGGAGAATTTCGGTGACTGGCGGCTGGATGGGGCGAGATCGCTCGGATATTGTGTATTCAGAAATTAAAAAAGTTGTAACGGTTCCTCGTGGTCTGGGTGCTTGGGGCGATATGGTAATTACGCTAAAGGATGGTAGCCGTCTAGAACTGCGAGCAATCCCTAAGTTCCGTGAGATTTACGATTACATCACCCAGCGCATCTCTCCAACAGCAAAAGCGGCAAGCGGTAGTCTTGGTAGTCGGGGCTAACGGCTGGTAGAGTGTTACCCGTACTTGTCGATGGGTGAACTAGAACAGGTATGCTGTGATAGCAAGTAGACAAGACAAATTCTGCAAACTCAGTAGGGATCGAGAAAACGCGAATGGACTTTGGAGTAGGGTTTCTTTCCAACAACATCATGTTGCCAATCCTGGACTTTTTTTACGGGATTGTGCCAAGTTACGGTTTAGCGATCGTTGCATTGACATTGGTCATTCGCTTTGCGCTCTACCCACTGAGTGCAGGCTCTATCCGCAATATGCGCCGCATGAAAGTGGTTCAACCCGTCATGCAGAAGCGGCAACAGGAGATTCGGGAACGTTACAAGAATGACCCTGCCAAGCAGCAAGAAGAAATGGCAAAAGTCATGCAGGAACTGGGAAACCCTCTCGCAGGCTGCTTCCCTTTATTACTGCAAATGCCAGTGTTGTTTGCCCTGTTTGCAACGTTGAGAGGTTCGCCATTTTCTGACGTTCCTTACAACATCAATTTCCAGATTTTGCCGAAAGAGCAGATCGAGCAAATTCAACCCCAGGCTTACACGACAAAACCGCAAAACATTTTCATCGCAGACAATGTTCATGCACCGATTTCTGCGATCGCCCCTGGTGGTACTAAATTAGCAGTAGGCGAAACCACCAAGATTGAGTTTCAAACTGCTGAAGGTAAACCCATTGGTGAATTGCTGCAAGAACATCCTGATTTCGCCTCTAAGCTCACACCTCGATTTGAAGTCGTCAGTGGTGCAGAGCGAGTCAAAATCAATGAAAACGGCACAATCGAAGCGTTGCAGCCAGGGGATGTGACGATCAAGACAATTATTCCAGGTCTAGCAGCCGATAAAGGCTTTCTCTTTATTGACAAGTTGGGACACGTGGGCGCGATTGATCCAGATGGCACAATCCACTGGGACATCGTCGCTATGATTGTTTCTTTTGGTGTCAGCATTTACATTAACCAACTCCTGTCTGGGCAGGGCGGCAGCTCTGCAGCTTCAGCAAATCCGAGCCAGGAGACGGTGAACAAAATTACGCCGATTCTGTTTTCTGGGATGTTTTTATTCTTCCCGCTGCCAGCTGGTGTGTTGATGTATATGGTGATTGCTAACATCTTTCAAACTGTCCAAACCTTCTTGTTATCACGAGAACCATTGCCAGAAGAAATCCTGAAACTGGTTGAAGCGGAGGAGAAAACCGCAGAAAAGGCTGCTGCGAAGAAGGAAGGAAAAGATAGCTTACCGTTTGAGCCAGGTCGGAAGAAGAAAGCCCAGAGTTAATCATGGATATTGAACGAGAACAACGTGGGCAGCAATGGTTACAAGAACTGTTGAATCTGTCGGGCATTGCTGCAAAGGTAAGTGCTGAGAGTAATCCTGCTTTTTGGGAAGATAGCTGCTGGCTGGTAATTGATGAGTCTAGCTTGACGGATGAGCAAGTGGCTCAATTGATCGGTGCCGATGGTCGTGTGCTTGATGCAATTCAGTATCTTGCAAATACGACGCTGAATTTGGGAGTTCCACCAGAACAGCAAGGCGCATTTACAGTTGATCTGGCGGGTTATCGGGAACAGCGATATCGTGAGCTGAAGGCGATCGCAGAGCAAGCGGCTGAAACAGCACGGGAAACGGGGCAAGAAGTTGAACTGAAATCTCTGTCTGCGGCAGAGCGTCGTCAGGTACATACAATTCTCAAGGAGCAAACCGATTTAAAAACCTATAGCCGTGGTCAGGAGCCAGACCGCCGGTTGGTGGTTCGTGTATTGGAAGATTAAATTGCCAAACAGGCTTGGGAGATTATGGAACCGATTCATATTCCTGAATTAATGAGGGCACCTGAGCAAACGGAAACCATTGGGTTTAATGAGGGGATTGCTGACTTGGAAACATTAACCCCAGTGCAGGGTGTGCTTCGGGTAAGTCATCGCGGCAACTTTTTGGAAGTTAGTGCTCGGGCTGAGACAATTATTACGCTTGCGTGTGATCGCTGCTTGCAGCAATATAACTATCGGCTATCAATTCAGCCATCAGAGCTAATCTGGCTGGATGAGTCAGTAAATGATGAGGTGAATCCTATTTTGCTAGACCAGGATCTGGAAGTGGGGGATTTGGTAGAAACGCTATCACCACAAGGTTACTTTGATCCTGAGACTTGGCTTTACGAACAACTTTGCTTAGAAATTCCTCAACGCAAACTCTGTGATGCTCAATGTCAGGGCATTGAAGTCCCCCAAGCTGATTTTTCTCAACCTATCGTAGATCGGCGCTGGGCGAGGTTAGAAGCATTTCGCAACCAACTGTTAGATAAAAATTTATCAGATAAGAATTAAAAACTCAGATAAGAATTAAAAACATTGCAACCAATCAAATCTGCATTCTGAGGGTCAATTCCAACGAAAATAAGAAGTAGCTTAAAAAGCTAACCTTTTAATCTCCAACTTCAGATCTCCGCCATGAGCTTCAGCGAAGAATTTGAGCTATTGCTGCGGGCACGCTATCCGCTCATTTATATTCCTACCCAGGAAGAAGAACGAGTTGAAGCTGCGATCGCCCACTCTGCCAAACAACAGGGAAATCGCTCAGTTTACATCTGGGATTTTGTTGATGGCTATCAGGGGAATCCGAATGATGCAGGGTTTGGGAAACGAAACCCTCTGCAAGCTCTAGAACTGATTGAAAAAATTCCTGCCACAGTGGCAGCGGTATTCGTACTGAGAGACTTTCACCGCTTTTTAGAGGATGTCTCAGTGGCTCGTAAAATCAAAAACCTCCAGCGATTGCTGAAATCTCAGCCGAAGAATATTGTGATTTTGTCGTCTCAGATTACAATTCCCGACGATTTGAGCGACGTATTGACCGTTGTAGAATTTCCCTTACCCTCACCTGCGGAAATTCGAATAGAGATTGAGCGGTTGCAGGGTGCAACGGGGCAAACTCTAGAAACTCGCATCCTGGATGAGTTAGTGCGTTCCTGCCAGGGACTTTCCCTGGAACGGATTCGGCGGGTGCTGTCGCGGGCGATCGCAATGCATGGAGAACTGCGACCAGAGGATGTAGACCTGATTCTGGAAGAAAAGCGCCAGACAATTCGCCAAACCCAAATCCTCGACTTTTACCCCACAACCGCCAATATTACGGACATCGGTGGCTTGGATAATCTGAAAGAATGGTTGCTGCGTCGAGGCAGTTCCTTCTCCGAACGGGCACGGCAATATGGCTTGCCCTATCCTCGTGGACTGTTATTGGTGGGAATTCAAGGGACAGGGAAATCGCTGACAGCAAAAGCGATCGCTCACCATTGGCACCTTCCCCTACTGCGATTAGATGTCGGTCGCCTATTTGCCGGACTCGTTGGTGAATCAGAGTCCCGCACTCGTCAAATGATCCAGTTGTCTGAAGCACTAGCTCCCTGCGTATTATGGATTGACGAAATTGACAAAGCTTTTGCTGGAATTGATAGCCGAGGGGATGCTGGAACCACCAGCCGTGTATTTGGCACCTTCATCACCTGGATGGCAGAGAAAACCAGCCCGGTGTTTGTCGTCGCCACTGCTAACAATATCCAATCCCTGCCGCCA is a window of Leptolyngbyaceae cyanobacterium JSC-12 DNA encoding:
- a CDS encoding site-specific recombinase, DNA invertase Pin (IMG reference gene:2510095736~PFAM: Recombinase; Resolvase, N terminal domain); translation: MKILAYVYSDLLLEQPPDPSTWGVEIAQTYQDLAAGVTKGKRKAAKTTVSVEKRPQWRQLLQDCEREPADLVVVRQLEDLGDSVQEVRDRLVELEALGVAIATLDDLSDTSSELTGVNLGNSQATLLQRLQSLQQNQRSRRIRQGHAQNRVKALPPPGKAPYGYRRGKAGYEIDRTTAPVVKDFFEQFLLYGSVRGAVRYLAKRYNKKIAPSTGQRWLINPVYRGDLEYQDGKVVRDTHPAIISRDEAAQVDRLLRRNRRLPPRAASAPRSLAGLVKCCECRSAMTVARVTPHNRKQEYLYLRPRNCLAQPKCAAIAYDEVLQEVIRRICEDLPRAVSEVELPDMVQVKQGINGAIANRQTLLEQLPTLITSGVLDQETADLRAYKLHTEIAELQNQLSQLPPVDLKATAQTLSIPQFWLDLSETERRAYFREFLREIQLIRHDTTWELKLVFSFSQ
- a CDS encoding beta-phosphoglucomutase (IMG reference gene:2510095737~PFAM: Glycosyl hydrolase family 65 central catalytic domain; Glycosyl hydrolase family 65, N-terminal domain; haloacid dehalogenase-like hydrolase~TIGRFAM: beta-phosphoglucomutase family hydrolase; haloacid dehalogenase superfamily, subfamily IA, variant 3 with third motif having DD or ED; beta-phosphoglucomutase), producing the protein MNDIDWVVIETTEGTFNPTQLHHKETVFTLSNGYLGTRGTFEEGYPRSCPATLISGVYDAAPVVVTELANCPDWASLTLQIGIQTGADAGIKWERFRLDQGEILNYKRWLNLRRGILSRLVQWRSPAGHVIELGFERFVSLAKQHVAAVRCQIRSINFAGVVEIHAGLNGFPDNEGLMHWQQVEQIGQDNTICLHLQSRQSQINLAIAAQLEISDTNCHTDTLAFHGHAAVIARFTLQPGQTVTADKIVAIFTSRDTENAVQAATQTLVALPDYLNLRAEHEAAWAEVWRISDVVIEGDSTAQLAVRYNLFQLLSAAPRHSDRVSIPAKALSGFAYRGHIFWDTEIFVLPFLIYTQPHLARNLLTYRYHMLPGARRKALQAGYEGAMYVWESADTGDEVTPNWVPDAHDPKSLVRIWCGEIELHISTDVAYAVWQYWQATGDDAWMCRYGAEIILDTAVFWGSRVEWNEAREYYEICDVIGPDEYHERVNNNAFTNAMVQWHLETALKLWDWLEIYYPQTAADLQRSLDLSESRLQHWATVIHRLWIPQDPDTGLIEQFEDFFALEDVNLAAYEPRLRSMQAILGIEGANRRQVLKQADVLMLLYLLRRGAFADRISVETPESALAEALRNRQILQTNWDYYNPRTDHTYGSSLSPAVHAVLACELGEPNLAYEHFMRSALVDLADVRGNAAEGIHAASAGGVWQAVVFGFGGVHLTANGPVAAPTLPNGWTRLAFNLMWKGQIYEFDWRSPVVVEPTSTSQLPPIQAVIFDLDGVITDTSEFHYQGWQRLADEVGIPFNREMNESLRGVSRRESLQRILNGRSVSAIQFQEMMDRKNRYYLELIRTITPDQLLPGVADLLTELRDAGIKIALGSSSKNAPEVLHRLGIVDYMDAIADGNSVTQSKPAPDVFLHAARQLGIAPEHCVVIEDAASGIEAAIRAGMWAVGLGSVERVKDAHVMFPSLAGVHWADLLDCLTQVTSLKSSSLTVQDLTQLQKASRAGGRVHPLPLSLPLSPS
- a CDS encoding hypothetical protein (IMG reference gene:2510095738), encoding MVKHILASCSLVVLLGVGSLPALAQQKPAPSSAPTAQQSVGDEDLKKFVSAAKKLEVISQERNTAIAQTVQKEGLSLERFREIYLSKQNPKATPKKEVSPDEQQKYDRAINQLVQIQKDTQTKMGSAVQSEGLDVPRFLQILEAVQKTPDLQKKVEQLLKSTK